In Acidianus brierleyi, one genomic interval encodes:
- the prpB gene encoding methylisocitrate lyase codes for MIVPGVFNPFTALLAEKVGFKAVYLSGGALTSSFGIPDIGLISLDELSYMVRKIREVSSIPMIVDADTGFGEAINVYRTVKILESSGADAIQIEDQKMPKKCGHLDGKEVVDKDTMLSKIKAALKARKNALIIARVDSRDVISIEDAIERAKEYVEAGADIIFPEALHSKEEFERFSKEVKAPLLANMTEFGKTPLISAEEFKSMGYRYVIFPVTIFRVAAKAMKDALEILKNEGSQRSLMEKMMTRKEQYDIINYSFYEKLDKELEKLL; via the coding sequence ATGATAGTTCCTGGAGTTTTTAATCCTTTTACTGCGTTATTAGCTGAAAAAGTTGGTTTTAAGGCAGTATATTTATCTGGTGGAGCATTGACATCATCATTTGGAATTCCTGACATTGGGTTAATAAGCCTTGACGAGTTGTCCTATATGGTAAGAAAGATAAGGGAAGTATCTAGTATACCAATGATAGTTGATGCAGATACTGGATTTGGCGAGGCTATAAATGTATATAGAACAGTAAAAATCTTGGAAAGTTCTGGAGCAGATGCTATACAAATAGAAGATCAGAAAATGCCAAAAAAATGCGGACATTTAGATGGTAAAGAAGTGGTAGATAAAGATACTATGTTATCTAAGATAAAGGCTGCATTAAAAGCAAGGAAAAACGCTTTAATAATTGCGAGAGTAGACTCACGGGATGTAATTAGTATAGAAGACGCTATAGAAAGGGCTAAGGAATACGTAGAAGCTGGAGCAGATATAATTTTTCCAGAAGCTCTTCATTCGAAAGAAGAGTTTGAAAGATTTTCTAAAGAAGTTAAAGCTCCATTATTGGCAAATATGACAGAATTTGGTAAAACCCCTTTAATTTCTGCAGAGGAATTTAAATCCATGGGATACAGATATGTTATATTCCCAGTTACTATTTTTAGAGTAGCAGCCAAAGCAATGAAAGACGCACTAGAGATTTTGAAAAATGAGGGAAGCCAAAGATCGTTAATGGAGAAGATGATGACAAGGAAAGAGCAATATGACATTATAAATTATTCATTCTATGAAAAGTTAGATAAAGAACTTGAGAAACTTTTATAA
- a CDS encoding MmgE/PrpD family protein has protein sequence MELAEILAEYVSSVNYDDLKEKEIHEAKRRIIDSLAVAKASINSEPAKIVRTLLPSYPGDFLLLWGGNASPDIASFYNTLLIRYLDFNDTYLSLEPLHPSDMIGGLLALGKGKLGKDIILSIVVGYEIGTRLCDSTSLRKRGFDHVNFLEVAATAAASKLLNLKKEAIYNAISIALIPHIALRQTRSGKLSMWKAGAAAEAVRNAVFSTLLASKGFTGPVNPFSGNMGFKLIADIDISNFERMSTSKILETSLKKYPVEYHGEAAVEAALSIEYQGEIRKIYIQTYEAGVSILADKEKWNPDNKETADHSLPFIVASTLLTKKMWLENYSMIGDNQIRELMDKIEVMEKEEYTKVYPRELPIKLIIITDKGRFEKEIRSPRGYYNNPMTDKEVEEKAIKLGMNEKQISKLWEIDNMKVEEIVNP, from the coding sequence ATGGAGCTAGCAGAAATTTTAGCCGAATATGTGTCGTCTGTAAATTATGACGACTTAAAAGAAAAGGAAATTCATGAGGCTAAAAGAAGAATAATAGACTCTTTAGCAGTAGCTAAAGCGTCAATTAACTCAGAACCAGCAAAGATAGTAAGGACTCTACTCCCCAGTTATCCTGGAGACTTTCTGTTATTATGGGGAGGAAATGCTTCTCCAGATATTGCTTCGTTTTATAATACCCTATTAATAAGATACCTAGATTTTAACGATACGTATCTATCCTTAGAGCCCTTACATCCTAGTGATATGATAGGAGGTTTACTTGCGTTAGGTAAAGGAAAACTCGGTAAAGATATTATCTTATCAATAGTTGTTGGATATGAAATAGGGACAAGATTATGCGATTCTACATCATTAAGAAAGAGAGGATTTGATCATGTTAATTTTCTAGAAGTTGCTGCAACTGCTGCCGCAAGCAAACTTCTTAATTTGAAAAAAGAGGCTATATATAACGCTATTTCAATAGCTTTAATTCCTCATATAGCTTTAAGGCAGACGCGTAGTGGTAAATTATCAATGTGGAAAGCAGGAGCTGCAGCAGAAGCTGTAAGAAATGCAGTATTCTCAACGCTTTTAGCTAGTAAAGGATTTACTGGACCAGTAAATCCTTTCTCTGGAAACATGGGATTCAAATTAATAGCTGATATAGATATCTCAAATTTTGAAAGAATGAGTACGTCGAAAATTCTTGAGACAAGTTTAAAGAAATATCCAGTAGAATATCACGGTGAGGCCGCAGTAGAAGCTGCTTTAAGTATAGAATATCAAGGCGAAATCAGGAAAATATATATTCAAACTTATGAAGCAGGAGTTTCAATCTTAGCTGATAAAGAAAAATGGAATCCTGATAATAAAGAAACAGCAGATCACAGTTTACCATTTATAGTAGCCTCAACTCTTCTAACTAAAAAAATGTGGTTAGAGAACTATTCAATGATTGGCGATAATCAAATTAGAGAATTGATGGACAAGATAGAAGTCATGGAAAAAGAGGAATACACTAAAGTCTATCCTAGAGAATTACCCATAAAATTGATTATTATAACCGATAAAGGAAGATTTGAAAAGGAAATTAGGTCGCCAAGAGGATATTATAACAATCCAATGACAGATAAGGAAGTTGAAGAAAAAGCAATAAAACTCGGCATGAATGAAAAGCAAATAAGTAAGTTATGGGAAATTGATAATATGAAGGTGGAAGAAATTGTCAATCCTTAA
- a CDS encoding lactate/malate dehydrogenase family protein — protein MTKIAFVGLGKIGQTITYSSVIDGIFEEVMLYDIIPELPEKFEHELRHAFATKSIKTEIISSNNIDDIAGADIVVITAGKPRKPGMSRRDLFKDNAKIMIDLASKLPSKNPGAIYVMVTNPVDMMASVFAKYSKEMTISTGDQVETMRMRSFIAKKLHVPVNEVNGYVGGEHGEDAVVLWSTVSVKGKPIDQFNIDKEEVSNYVKQIAGEIIRVMGGTTWGPGTIIGDVIRAIALNENKLMSIATPRVFEGEIIHISVPVIVGRTIGPSIESLLDEKDKWHLTTATKDFYDVYKEMLSSLGEVTLSK, from the coding sequence ATGACTAAGATAGCCTTCGTTGGGCTAGGAAAAATAGGTCAAACAATAACTTACTCTTCAGTAATAGACGGAATATTTGAAGAAGTAATGTTATATGATATAATACCAGAATTACCTGAAAAATTCGAACATGAATTAAGACATGCGTTTGCTACTAAAAGTATTAAAACCGAAATTATTTCTTCCAATAATATAGACGATATAGCTGGTGCAGATATTGTAGTAATAACTGCTGGAAAACCAAGAAAACCAGGAATGAGTAGAAGGGATTTGTTTAAGGATAACGCAAAAATAATGATTGATCTAGCTAGCAAGTTACCTAGTAAAAATCCAGGTGCAATATACGTAATGGTAACTAATCCAGTAGATATGATGGCATCTGTATTTGCTAAATATTCTAAGGAAATGACTATAAGCACTGGAGATCAAGTAGAGACAATGAGAATGAGATCTTTTATAGCAAAGAAACTTCATGTGCCAGTTAACGAAGTTAATGGATACGTAGGAGGAGAACATGGTGAAGACGCTGTAGTTTTATGGAGTACTGTATCAGTTAAAGGAAAACCAATAGACCAGTTTAATATAGATAAAGAAGAGGTCTCTAATTACGTTAAGCAGATTGCAGGAGAAATAATTAGAGTAATGGGCGGAACAACTTGGGGTCCAGGGACAATTATAGGTGACGTGATAAGAGCTATAGCATTAAATGAGAATAAGTTAATGAGCATAGCAACTCCCAGAGTCTTTGAAGGGGAAATAATTCATATAAGTGTACCAGTAATTGTTGGTAGAACAATAGGACCTTCCATAGAGTCATTACTAGATGAAAAAGATAAATGGCACCTAACTACTGCAACTAAAGACTTTTACGATGTATATAAGGAAATGCTTAGCTCTCTAGGAGAAGTTACATTATCTAAGTAA